The Herpetosiphonaceae bacterium genome segment GCCCGCGAGTTTTACGGCGGGCTGCTGGGCCTGCCGGAGCTACCCAAACCGGCGACTCTCGCGGGCCGGGGCGGCGTCTGGTTTCAAGTCGGCGCGCAGGGATTGCATATCGGCGTGGAGCAGCCATTCGCGGCGGCGCGCAAGGCGCATCCCGCGCTGCTCGTGCGCAACCTCGACGCCCTGGCCGAGCGGCTAGAAACCGCCGGTGTGCCCGTCACCTGGGACGCGGATCTGCCCGGATACCGGCGCTTCTACGCCTACGATCCGTGGGGCAACCGGCTGGAGCTGCTGTGGCCGGATGACGCAGAACCGAGGCGCGGGGTACCCATGCCGGGTGCCCATGCCCAGAGGGCACCCGCCTGGCACCCGCCTGGCACCCGGAACCAAGAACCAAGAACCGAGAACTGAACAAAAGAACAAAGGAACAAAACGCAGACCTTCTTTGTTCCCTTGTTCCCTTGTTCCTCCGGCTTACCCCCCAGTCAAGAGGCGATCGATCGCGTTGGCGAGCTGTTGCAGCGTGGACACATGATGCACGGCGTCCATCCTGGGCGCGTACAGCGGCATATCGCTGTCGCCGGTGCCCCACAGCCGCTCATGCTCCGGCGTCAGCCAGATCACCCGCCGCGCGTGGCGCTTGATCACGTCGATACAATCCAGGCGGGGATCGTTGTAGTTGTTGCGGCCATCGCCCAGCACGATCACCGTCGTGCGGCGATCGACCATGCTGAGATGATCGCGGCAGAACGTCGCCAGACTATGGCCCAGGTCGGTCGAGTAGTAGCCCGGCGGAATACGATGCAGCACCTCGGAGATCGCCACCTGGGGCCGCTGGCCGACGAAATCCTGCGTGATGTCGTGAATATCGTCGATGAAGGCGAACGAGTGCGTGCGCGCGACAATATCTTGCAGCTCGTACATCATCGTCAGCATAAACGTCGCGTGGGGCCGCATCGAGGTCGAGATGTCGCAGATCACCGCCAGCTTGGGCTTCAGCCGCTTGCGCCGAAACTTTAGCTCGATCGGCACGCCGCCGTAGCGCTGAGCGCTGCGCACCGTCGCCTTGGCATCCAGCGTGCCCGCCCGGTGACGACGATTGCGCAGCGCCGCGCGGGTGCGCAACCGCGCCGCCATGCGCCGCACCTCGTCGCGCAGCATCTCGATCTCGCGGGCACTAAGCTGATCGATCGGTCGATTCGCCAGATCGTGAATCGGATCGCGCTTCATCTGCTCGGCAAGCTGTCGCGCAAGGCCCTGCCCGACATACTGCTCGATCTGCTGCTCCAGCGTCTCGGCGTTGCCCTCGGCCATCTCCTGCACGCGCTGGCGGCCCTCGCGGCCCATACCCTGCTGTTGCAGCGCCGCCTCAAGCTGCTGAAGCAACTGCTGCAACTGGTGCAGGCCAAGCTGCCGCTGCATATGGCCCTCGACATAGCGCCGCGCGTAGGGCGTGATGTTCGACATCCGCTGCATGCCCGCCTGCTGCGCCAGCCGCTCAAGCTCCTCGCGCGACAACTGCTGGCCGTTCATCAGGCGCTGCAGCAGCTCGCGGAGCTTCTGGCTAAGCTGCTGCATCATCTGCTGCATTGCCTCCGAGAGCTGCTGCTGCTGCTGCTCGTCGAGGCCGCTGCCCGCGCCCTGCATCTGCTGCATCGGCGGCGTGCCCACGTTGAAAAAGAGCGGGAACAGCTCGTCAAAGGTCGGAAAATCCGCGTGCTCTTTCACCAGCGTCGTGCGCAGCGCGGACTTGAAGCCCTCGCGATCTTGCACGCCGATCGTTTCGAGCGCCCGCATACAGTCGGCGCTCTCCGCCAGCGACACGCGCACGCCAGCGCCGCGCAGCGCCTGCACAAATTCGACAATCCGATCATCCATAGGC includes the following:
- a CDS encoding VWA domain-containing protein; its protein translation is MDDRIVEFVQALRGAGVRVSLAESADCMRALETIGVQDREGFKSALRTTLVKEHADFPTFDELFPLFFNVGTPPMQQMQGAGSGLDEQQQQQLSEAMQQMMQQLSQKLRELLQRLMNGQQLSREELERLAQQAGMQRMSNITPYARRYVEGHMQRQLGLHQLQQLLQQLEAALQQQGMGREGRQRVQEMAEGNAETLEQQIEQYVGQGLARQLAEQMKRDPIHDLANRPIDQLSAREIEMLRDEVRRMAARLRTRAALRNRRHRAGTLDAKATVRSAQRYGGVPIELKFRRKRLKPKLAVICDISTSMRPHATFMLTMMYELQDIVARTHSFAFIDDIHDITQDFVGQRPQVAISEVLHRIPPGYYSTDLGHSLATFCRDHLSMVDRRTTVIVLGDGRNNYNDPRLDCIDVIKRHARRVIWLTPEHERLWGTGDSDMPLYAPRMDAVHHVSTLQQLANAIDRLLTGG
- a CDS encoding VOC family protein, coding for MTTQPFEVVGLDHVQLAAPAGCEDAAREFYGGLLGLPELPKPATLAGRGGVWFQVGAQGLHIGVEQPFAAARKAHPALLVRNLDALAERLETAGVPVTWDADLPGYRRFYAYDPWGNRLELLWPDDAEPRRGVPMPGAHAQRAPAWHPPGTRNQEPRTEN